DNA from Nitrospira sp.:
AAGACGAACCAGCAGCCGATATGGAACGGCTCAGGGGGTCTGGGAGCGTTGGTGTAAGGCGTCGAGTAAGTGATCGTGAATGTGGCCGTTGGTGGCGACGAGTTCCTGCCCGTACAACGAGAAGGTCCCTTTCGTAAATCCCGACACGACTCCGCCCGCTTCACGAAGAATGACGATTCCCGCAGCCATATCCCACGGACTGAGCGTGACCTCCCAGTATCCGTCGAACCGGCCGGCCGCGACGTAACAGAGGTCCAGCGCGGCGGAACCGGTGCGGCGCACGGCCTGCGCCAGCAGGGAGATGCGAGAAAAGTGGTCGAGATTGTTGTCGGACGTCTCGCGAATATTGTAGGCAAAGCCCGTGACCAGCAGGGACTTGTCGAGGGTCTCGACGGTCGAGACGTGGAGGCGCTTGCCGTTTACGTATGCACCCTGTCCTCTTTCAGCGGTGAATAA
Protein-coding regions in this window:
- a CDS encoding Inositol-1-monophosphatase, with amino-acid sequence MRITNSPSPSERSALLATATKAAKAAGSILVEHAKSGFQVDYKTAINLVTDADRQAEDCIVQTIQAAYPSHRILAEERGRDGGMDSPFQWIVDPLDGTTNFAHGFPFYSVSIGLEYAGECILGVVLDPVRQELFTAERGQGAYVNGKRLHVSTVETLDKSLLVTGFAYNIRETSDNNLDHFSRISLLAQAVRRTGSAALDLCYVAAGRFDGYWEVTLSPWDMAAGIVILREAGGVVSGFTKGTFSLYGQELVATNGHIHDHLLDALHQRSQTP